From Panicum hallii strain FIL2 chromosome 2, PHallii_v3.1, whole genome shotgun sequence, a single genomic window includes:
- the LOC112883437 gene encoding transcription factor NIGTH1-like has protein sequence MGLDVLEIGMGSDLSLDLRYFASKAVRQARDAPASDVDACIRRLEEERGKIEMFRRELPLCARLLAEVIDVMKAEAGTKTKSDRKAAVAAEEDGAAGDKSKWMSTAQLWTGDSGREDAESEKQDKGRSSPEAKSRGGGGAFLPFKAVGSGAPAFAPLCLRVDDKAADAGTPDLSLLSPPAIKSSPAAAGAAEENRRQVVGFAQAAARAVAMAPSGPSLTLQSQPQQTAQQQQQQQQAARKARRTWSPELHRQFVAALSQLGGAQVATPKQIRELMKVDGLTNDEVKSHLQKYRLHNRRAPGSAVVSQPIVLVGGLWIPQEQSSSQSGSPQGPLHFSTSGIAVSSAATVSCEEEDGLSESCGWK, from the exons ATGGGGCTCGACGTCTTGGAGATCGGGATGGGCTCCGATTTGAGCCTGGATCTGAGGTACTTCGCCTCCAAGGCTGTCCGGCAGGCCAGGGACGCGCCGGCGTCGGACGTGGACGCCTGCATCCGCCGCCTCGAGGAGGAGCGGGGCAAGATCGAGATGTTCAGGCGGGAGCTCCCGCTCTGCGCGCGCCTCCTCGCCGAAG TGATCGATGTCATGAAGGCGGAGGCAGGGACGAAGACGAAGAGCGACCgcaaggcggcggtggcggcggaggaggacggcgCCGCCGGGGACAAGAGCAAGTGGATGAGCACGGCGCAGCTCTGGACCGGCGATTCCGGCCGGGAGGATGCGGAATCAGAG AAGCAAGACAAGGGGAGGAGCTCGCCGGAGGCCAagtcccgcggcggcggcggcgctttcTTGCCGTTCAAGGCTGTGGGCTCCGGCGCGCCGGCGTTCGCGCCTCTGTGCTTGAGAGTGGATGACAAGGCCGCGGACGCCGGGACGCCGGATCTGTCCTTGCTGTCCCCGCCGGCGATCAAGAGCTCTCCGGCTGCTGCCGGCGCCGCCGAGGAAAACCGTCGCCAGGTCGTGGGGTTCGCGCAGGCAGCGGCGAGGGCGGTCGCCATGGCGCCGTCTGGCCCTTCTCTTACCCTCCAGTCTCAACCACAGCAGAcagctcagcagcagcagcagcagcagcaggcggcgagGAAGGCCAGGCGCACCTGGTCGCCGGAGCTTCACCGCCAGTTCGTCGCAGCCTTGAGTCAACTCGGCGGTGCCCAAG TTGCCACTCCGAAGCAAATCAGGGAGCTGATGAAGGTGGATGGCCTGACAAACGATGAGGTGAAAAGCCATCTTCAG AAGTACCGGCTGCACAACCGAAGAGCGCCTGGATCCGCCGTCGTAAGCCAACCAATTGTGCTTGTGGGAGGGCTTTGGATCCCCCAGGAGCAAAGCAGCTCACAGTCTGGATCCCCCCAGGGCCCCCTCCACTTCTCAACATCGGGCATCGCCGTCTCATCGGCGGCCACCGTCAGCTGTGAGGAGGAAGATGGCCTGTCCGAGAGCTGTGGCTGGAAATGA